A stretch of DNA from Halobacillus litoralis:
GATTCAGCTTTACAGGTAACGCGCCTCAAGGCTATGTGTTCCCTGTCGGCATCAGTGTCGTCTTCGGTTCCTTTATCTTCGGAATGGGCATGCAGCTCGGATCCGGCTGTGCATCCGGTACGCTTTATACCGTCGGAGGAGGTAAATCTTCCATGATCCTCACGCTGCTCGGTTTCATCGGAGGATCCGTACTCGGTGCTTATCATATCGGATTTTGGCGCGAAACGCCGACACTTCCGGCTATTTCATTAGCGGAATCTACAGGCTTCGGTTATTTCGGTGGCTGGATTTTACAATTGGCGATTTTCTTAGGCATCTATGGCATTACGGTTAAAGTGGCCCGGAAAAAGAACCCGCCGAAAATGGCGCCACTCAAAACGACGACCGGTTTGAAAAAACTGTGGCGCGGGGCGTGGCCGCTGCTTCTTGCTGCTGTGATCCTGGGCGTATTGAATGCCATCACCCTTGCGGTACGCGGCAACCCTTGGGGCATCACTTCCGCCTTCGCGCTTTGGGGATCCAAGTTCATCCAGATGTTCGGCGTCGATGTCGCAAGCTGGACGTACTGGTCCAATGATCCCGCACCATTGAATCAAACCGTTCTTGCCGATTCCACAAGTGTCATGAACTTCGGCATCATCCTTGGTTCGTTCATCGCGGCAAGCTTCCAAGGAAACTTCAAGCCTGGAAAAATCAAACCAGGCATTGGAGCGGCATCCATCATCGGTGGTGTGCTCATGGGCTATGGTGCACGCCTTGCGTTCGGATGTAATATCGGCGCATATTTCGGCGGCATCGCTTCCTTCAGCCTGCACGGCTGGGTTTGGATGATCATGGCACTTGCCGGCACGTACCTCGCTCTGTTCCTGCGTCCGATGTTCGGAATGAAAAACCCGAACCCGAAAGATTCCATCTGCTAAATGAAACCCTCCAGCTTCCGGGCTGGAGGGTTTTTATCATTTGTTGATATATAGAATATTCAGCCGAAATGTACCTGCATTTCATTGATATATTGGCGATTTAACCGATATATTTTAAATTCGGCCGATATAACCGAAATTTAATTGATATTCGTCCGAACCACCCACCTGTTTCTTTTTCAAAAAATGTGGTATGATAAGAGCAGATAAAGGATACACATAAGAAAAGGACCACAGCTGGCACTGCGGTCCTCCCGGATCAGCGCTTCAGCCAAAGGGCGCAGCCTTAAAATAGACTCACCCGCATTCACGTCAGAATAGGGAGTCTATTTTTTTTATGCGTAAAATCGCGACAACTAAGCCGAGAACGGAAACGATGAACGAACTGAAAGCGATCATCACCATCAACGATTCATACATACTCAGAGGCATCACCCCCTTTGCTCCGGGGTTAGCCGACACCCTATTCAATTGGCGTAAAGCGTGATCCACTTTAAATTATACCATGTCCTTCCACGGAAGCAGACAGGCTTTTTGAACTAACTGAAATGGAAGAAAAAGTAAGACCTGGTCACCCAAGAAATGGGTGACCAGGTTTTACATATTATACCAATATAAATCAAGATACCGTCCTTGTTTGCTCTTCGGCCGGCATTTGTTTCAGCTGGCGTTTTTTCCTGTTAGCCAGGAAGTATTGTACAGCCATCACGGCTAAGAGGAACGATTGAGCGGCAACCGTTTCCCAAGTCGGATAAATGCCGAGTGCATCCACGTTACTCATCCCCTCAATCCTGTGGACAGGGATGATGTTCGTGATTTGTAAGGCATGCAGGCTCACTCCTGTAAATTTGAAGGCAATGTAATAAATCAGAAGGCTTGCGGCCATGAAGAACGGCCGAACCGGTATCTTAATGCTCAACTTAATTAGTAACACGCCTAGGACCAACAGCAGGACCAGAGCACTTCCCATTCCCAGCAGCAATTGAGACAGGGAGATGGATGGGGCGAGCCCCAAATAGAAGATGATCGTTTCTGCCCCTTCACGAAAGACCGCGATGAACGTAATCAAAGCAAGCATCCACTTGGCTCTTTTATTCATCGCTTGATTCAACTTACGATGGATAAATTGGTTCCGGGCGAGAATATTCGACTGCTTGTGCAGCCATCCTCCTACGAACAACATCATAACGACAGCTACAAGTCCCGTGACACCTTCGATGATTTCACGGTTGGCACCTGCCTCAAGACCAGCGAAGACCATCGTCAATAACACGGCCATTCCGCCACTCACGATAAGACCGCTTCCAAATCCGCTCCAAACCCAAATGCGTTGGTTTTCATTATCCGTTCGTCTCAGGTAAGCAAGCAATGTCGCAATGATCAAAATCGCCTCAAGCCCTTCACGGAGAAGGATAAAGAACGCATCCCATGCAGAATAGCTGCTTTCTCCGGCAAAAGGTTCCAAATCCGCTTTCAGCTTCTCAATCATCTGATTGGATTTCCCGGCATCCGGCTGAGCAGAGCTCAACTCACTCAACACGTTCGTCATGGTGACCTCTGTTTCGTTATAAACTTTTTGAGACTTCGTCAGAACTTTACCTTCAACGATGGGCCAGGACTGTATGAACTGTTCCATATTTCCAGCCGCTTCGCTCATCTGGTTCTGATCGATGTTTTTTTGCGCTTGTTCAAGCAGGCCGATCAATCCGGCCATCGTGACATCTTCTTGAGCTACGGTCTCTCCTGTCGTTTTCCCGTCTAAATAATCATGGATGGCTTGTTTCAATTGTGCCACAGCTTCTGAAGCTTGTTTGCCATCGACAGGATCTTTATTTAAGGAGACCCGGACCATCGCCATCTTTGTTTCTATGTTTCCATACGCTTTGACGCTCGTTTCGCGTATCGGCTTTTCAAGAGCGGTCCAGGAAGTAACGAACGCACGATTCAATTCTTGAGCCTTTTTATACTCTCCTTCAACAATCGCTGTATCCAGGACATCCAACTCAGCGATCAAATTTTGCAGCCCTTGCCGGTCCACCTGTGCCTCTTGCTTTGAGGAAGAACTCACAAAATCATCGGTAGCACGGGCGAGGCTCACAATTTGATCATACAACTGGTCTTGATCCATGGATGAAGACTCGAGCATCTCCATAGATCCTTCCAACTCTTCAGTAATGGTGGCTGTGGTTTTCTTTGATTCGCTTGCTTTTTCTGTCTCTTCCCAAATGTCCTGATAGGTTTCAAGCGACTGCCGCAGCGCGTCATAATCTTCACTTCTCACTTCCACCAGTGCATTACCTACGGTAGGCAGCAGTTCTTCTTTTCCTTCAGCTGCCTGGACAGGATGCAGGAACGCGGATCCTACTATCAGAAAAACGAACGTGACCCAAGCGATTTTTGTTAGATGTCTCGCATACATGCTGGTCATCCTTTCCTACGTGTATCGAATTTTAAAAAATGGAATCGCCAATATAGCCACCTTTGCTTGTCCCCCCCAGGACAGGCGAAGACAGCAGATCCGATATGTCGGATGTACTCATTCATGCGATCAGAACCGGCCATCCGTTTTTGAATAGGGACAAATTGTTTGAATGGATCCTTCTGGTATGAGATGAACAACAGCCCTGCATCCAGCTGGGCGCGAGTCGGGTCCATTTCACTGGAATAGGAATAAGAACGTCGATGAATTTTTTCTGATCCATCCCCACGCGCCAGACTAATATGTGAATCCTTTGGAACGTAAGGCTTTCCATTTTCATCTCTTTTGTCAAAGTCCACGTCATCAAATTCTTCTTTCTGACCTAAAGGTGCGCCTGAGACTTTATCACGCCCGAATGTTTTCTTCTGTTCACTGAGGTGCGTACGATCCCAGACTTCCAGAAGCATACGGATTCTTCTCATGACCATGTAACTTCCATTTTTCATCCAAGGGGCTTCCTGCCCGTTCGACCAGACGATTTCGTCGTACTCTTCTTTTGTACGAGGGTTGACGGTTCCGTCTTTAAATCCGAACAAGTTGCGTGGAGTCGACTGTTTGACATTGGATCCATTGGTTCGTTGAAACCCGGATTGCATCCACTTCAATGTCACAGCCCCACGGCCGATCCGGATCAGATTACGGATGGCATGGAAAGCCACCTGCTTATCATCCGCACACACTTGGACACACAAGTCTCCCCCTGTCCACTGATCTTCGATTTGATCACCTGGGAAAGCAGGAAGCGCTTGGAGACGTTTCGGCTTCTTACTCGCCAACCCGAAACGGTCCGCCCCCCTCTTTATCGAAAAATGTTGGACCAAATCCATAGGTGATCGTAAGATTGGAGGCGGTCAATCCATCCGCTTCTCCTGTATCAGCGGGAGGAACGTAAAGGTTATCCTCATAAGAATCAATCAATTTCGCCTGGGACATCTTCTCAGAAGCAATCGTCCAGTCTTTGAATAACTGACGGACATCTTTTAATGAGTTGGTCGTAATATCCAAGGAAATTAGGTAAACGTAGGTTTGTGGAGGAGTGACGATCCCAGCCTGATGCTTTCCGTAGAAAGGAATCTGGTCATCTTTCAAAGTCGTCTCTTCCCTGTCACTTTTCGTATTTCCGAGTGCCGTAATGGTTCCGAGACCGCTTGCACCGACAAGGAGACCTAGCCCCCCAGCCCCTGTCCGATAAAGCATTTCCCGGCGGGTGATTTTTTTTGATTCATTGTTGTCATTACTCATCGTTTACATCCTTTCAAGAATGAATTGCATAAAGCCACTAGACAGAAAACCTAGTGGCTCGTTGAAAATTCATTTTACGATTTCTCAAGTACCGTTCCGATTTGTGAAAGGGGTTCTGCTAAAGCATCAATGGCCTTACTCAACTTTTGGGTGTCTTCTTCCGTCAAGTCCGTGTATGAGACATACCCTTCCCCTTTTTCGTAGTCTTCTAAGGCCGTATAGACATCAGCAAAACGCGTCTCCAGCGTAGTACTAAGCTCTTGATTTTTCTCTTTCAACACAGGATTCAGTAACTCTACGATCCGTTTCGCGCCATCGACGTTGGCTGCGAAATCATATAAGTCGGTATGAGAATAGCGTTCTTCTTCGCCTGTAATCTTGGATGAAGATACTTCATTGAGAAGGTCGACGGAACCAGTGACCAGCGTTTGTGGGGCTACTTCAGCAAGTTCCACTTTCGCTCGTAAAGCTTTTACATCATTCAGCAACTGTTCCGCATACGTTTCAGCGCCTTCGGTCGTGTTCTCTTCCCATAGGATTTTCTCGATGCGGTGGTATCCTGTCCATTCTTCCTCAGGGACATCGCCTTCACGGGCATCGATTTTCGGGTCAAGCTCGCCCATAGATTCAGCAATCGGTTCGATCCGCTCGAATGGCATTCTAGCTACAGGATAGAGTGCCTTCGCCTCTTCAAGATTGCCTGCTTGGACGGCTTCGACGAATTTCTGTGTCTGTTGTACAAAAACGTCCGTTTGCTCAAGACCATACTGGCGGTACTCAGCTACCGCCTCTTCCAGCTTTTTCTGTGCTTCTCCATCTACTTGTTCGGTCTGCTTCGTTTCTTCTTCCTTGATCTCTTTTCCTTCTGCTTCTTGATCCGTGCTGCATCCGGTAAATAACAAGGTCGGTACGAGCAGGGATGTATAAATTAAGTTCGACATTTTCATATGTATGTACGCCTCCGTCATTGATAATGATTTTCAATATCTATTAATCTATTATACTGATAATCATTATCATGTAAAGAGTTTGTTCAATATTTTGTCATATTCATACAAAAAGCCCCTGCCTCCTATCAAACAGGGTGTAGATATAGGTATTTCTTTAAGATATTTTGGAGGAAATTTTTTATATTGAAAACACTCCAAATAAAAAAAGGAGGGGAGCCCCTCCTTTTTTATAACAACTTCGCGACATACTTACGGCTTCTCGGTCCATCAAACTCACAGAAATAAAGTCCCTGCCACGTGCCAAGCACAAGCCGTCCATCTTCCACAAGAAGTGTCTGAGCATGTCCGACCGTGCTCGTCTTCATATGGGCAGCTGTGTTTCCTTCCGCGTGGCGATCTTCCGGGTGGTCCCATGGATACACTTCACGGAAGCGGCGCAGCATGTCTGTCTTTACGTCAGGGTCGGCGTTCTCATTCACCGTCAGGCCTGCCGTCGTGTGCATCGACTGTACAACGACAACACCGTCCTTGACGCCCTCTTCTCTAATCCAGTCCTGAACTTGGCTGGTTACATCAATCATTTGATCGTGGTGATCGGTTTTAACATGAAACGTCTTCAACATATCCTCAACCTCCGATTTCTGAAGCGGCGAACGCTTCTAGTTTTTCATAGGTCGCATTTTCTTCTTCAAAAAATTCCTTCTCTGAAACTTCAAAGGTGCGGGCTTCTAAATCGATGTCGACCTCGGCTACATAGACATTGGTTCCATTCCCGCGCAGCTGGATGGAGAAACGTCCGTCGTCCTTTTCTACGACACAGTTGACGAGTCCCCCTTTATTGATGACAACGATCGGTGTATCCAGCTCATTCGGACCTAGAATCGTCGATACGAGCGAAGACGCACTCATCGCGGTTCCACAGGCATTCGTCAAGCCAACCCCGCGCTCGAACGTCCGGACGAAGATTTTGTTTTTCTCTAACACCTGGACGTAGCTCACATTCACGCCGTTTGGAAAAACATCCGGAAGATTGTTCGCCTTTTTCCCAACCGCAAGCAACTCCTCCTGATCGACGGAATCGACGATGCTCACGATATGTGGGTTGGGTACGCTTAAGGCTGTGAATGTGCGTGTATCGGACAACTCTGGAATTTTCACATCCACGGCTTCTTTCCCGACCGCATTCATCGGCAGGGACTCGACCTCGAAACTGACAGGCTCAATCATGACAGAAAACGTATCGATCTCTGGGAAGATTTCCTCCACTTGTGAAACGGGAAGGACCGCTTTTTCTGTTTCAATCGCGATTTCCTTTTTGCCGAGTTTCTCAATCATATGGCGTGCCACACAGCGCAGACCGTTGCCGCACATTTCCGCTTCTGTGCCGTCTGAGTTGAACATCCGCATCCGGCCTTCTGCTTTTTCACTCGGCATCACAAAAAGAATGCCATCCGAACCGATCCCCTTTTTCCGGTCACACAATAATAATGAGAGCTCCTCACGCTCTTTTTCTGAAAAACTCATGTCGTTTTCAATCTCATCGATCAGGATGAAATCGTTCCCCGATCCGTGGCATTTGATGTATGGAATCTTCATAGTCAACCTCTCCCCTGGCGTTCATTTTTTCATTATCATAGCATACATACGCGTAAAAAAAGAAGCGTGTGACCGTTAAGTCGCACGCTTTTTCATCAACCATAAAAAGTAGGGGGCTCCGATCAGGGCGACAAGGATCCCTGATGGAATTTCGTTCGGCGCGAGCAGTGTCCGGCTGAACAAATCAGCGACCACCAACAGCGCACCGCCAATCAGCATCGTAACAGGCAGAAGCTTCTGATTGACGCTCCCTACAAGCAGCCGTGCCAGGTGCGGTGCGATCAGGCCGACGAAGCCGATTGAACCGACAGCAGCGACACTGCAGGCGGCAAGCAGTGTGGCAATCAACGCCATTTGGAACCGGACGTTCACGACACGCAGTCCGAGCCCTTTGGCCGTATCGTCTCCAAGGGACAGGACGTCGAGCGTTTTAATGTAAAACGCAAGGAGCGGGATGAACAACAATACAGGCCAAATCAAATATTGTAAAAGCTCACTCCACCCTTTGGCATACGTCGTTCCGGAAAGCCAGGTCAACGCAGAAGCTACGCTGATGTCGGCCTGAACGACCATGATTTGAATCAATGCCGAACCGAACGCCGACATGCCGATTCCGAGTAAGGCAAGCACGGTGGGCTGAAACTCCGCTTTTGCTCCTAAGGCCATAACGACAATGAAGAACACCAAGGCCCCAGCCATCGCCCCGACCGGAATCCAAACGGCCGACACACTGAACCAGTAAATCGTCATCAATGCACCGACCCCGGCGCCGGAAGTAATCCCGATCACGGATGGGTCAGCAAGCGGGTTTCGTAACACCCCTTGGAAAATGAGCCCACTGACTGCGAGAACCGCTCCGCTGAACAAAGCAACCAGCGCGCGAGGCAGCCTCAAGTCTACGATCAAACCTTGAAGGAAGGTGTTCGCTTCCCCGAAGAACGCGTTGTAGGTAACCAACGGTTCAAATCCGTAGTTTCCAGAAGCAAGGCTGACGAGCAGCGTAATCGTAATAAGCACCAGCAAAACAGGCAGCAGTTTTTTCATGGACAAGGCAGCTGAATTCTTCCCTGCCATAATCGCCCCGCTGTCCTGGCTTCCTGTCCGCTTCATCCGCATCACAAGCCAGATGAGCCACGGCGAACCGACAAGTGCCGTAATGGCTCCGACCGGCAGTTCATTGAAGGAAGGATCAATAACTCGGGCAAGAACGTCCGCTAAAAGAAGCACGTTTCCTCCCCATAAAAACGACCCTAAGATAAGCGGCAAGTGTGCTCTGTACCCGATGAGCTTGATTAAGTGCGGCGCAACAAGTCCGACAAAGCCGATCGGTCCGACGATACTGACCGTAATACTTGTTAAAAGAACCGCAGCGATAATCGTCACTACCTTAACGCTGCGCACATTTTGCCCGAGCGCCGTCGCAACATCGTCACCGAGGGTCAGTGTGTCGAGCTTACTCGAGTAAACCATCGTCACGACTACACCGACGATGATTACCGGCAGCGAAAACGTGACGCCATCCCAGTCATTCTGAATCAGTGTTCCAGATCCCCATAAAAACAGCCCCTGCGTTTCATTTTCATAAAAAATCTGCAGAACGGATGTGAGCGCTGAGAATAGGAAGGTGACAATCATCCCGGCTAGCACCATCCGGACAGGTGAGGCATCAGAACCACCGGAAAGAACGTAAACAAACAGGAACGTCAGAATCCCTCCGATAAAAGCGGTCATGATTCCATTGCCAACCATAGCAGCCGGTAGGAAGATCGTTGTGACAACGACCGCAAAATACGTTCCGGAATGGATGCCGAGTGTACTGGCAGAAGACAACGGATTTTTCGTAACGGTCTGCAATATCACACCGGAAACGGCAAGTGCCCCACCGGCGATGATTCCCATCACCGCCCGCGGCATCCGGAGTGTACGGACCGTATGGTGCTGCAGCGTATCCTGAGGATTGAAGATCGATTCAACCACGACCCCCAGCGGGATCTCTACATTGCCTTGATTGATATGTATAAATGTTAAAAGACACAACAACGCGGTCCCACCTCCGAAGGTGAGAACCGCAATCATTGTGTTCTTAAGTGTAGAATTCATAACATCCACTCACTTTATTTTTCTTCAAGTGCTGCGTTGACCACTTGTTCAGCTAAGACTTCTGCGGATAGTGGGCCACCGAAGGTCCAGGCATCCCCCGGCATTTGATACGTACGGTCTTCTTTTACGAACGCAAGATTTTCCCAAACCGGGTTTCCAGCCAGTTGATTTTCAAAAATGTTGTCTTCTTCCTGAACGATGTAGAAAAAGTTAGAGTCCTGATAGTTTTGCAGCGCTTCGACGGTTGTTTCGGTGTAGCCGTACACTTCAAGCTTTTCAGACTCATAATCATTCTTCATACCCATGCTGTTCATGATCTGTGCGACCATTGAGTTGTCTGTGAACAAACGAAGCGTCGGCGTGTCCTGCATCGTGAACGCTTGAGTGATTACATAGTTCATACCATCTTTCCCTGCCTCTTCAAGGCGGGCTTGCTGCTCTTTGAATGTCTTCTCCATATCAGAAAGGACTTGTTTAGCTTTGTCCTTTTTATCGACGATTTTCGCCATCGTATTGAACTCTTCTTTCATATTCTTGAACTGATCCTGTGCTGCTTCTTCAGAGTATGGTGCAAACATGACAGTTGGTGCGATGCTTTCCAAATCTTCTTTGATCGCATTGTGACGGAAATCAACACCGATGATCAAATCAGGGTTCAAACGGGAGATCGCTTCCAAGTTCGGCTCCTGACGCGTTCCGACGTCTTCCACTTCTTCACTGAACGGAATACCGACGTTGACCCAGTCACCATAGTTTTCAAGACCAGCGACACCGACCGGCTCCATGCCAAGCGCCTGAAGGTTTTCCGCATACGTCCACTCTAAAACAACGACTTTCTTCGGTGTACCTTCAATCGTCTGCTCTCCGTTCGCATCTTCAATCGTGACCGAACGCGTTTCCTCTTCTGTTGTTTCTTCTTCCTGCTTTTCTGTCCCTTCGCTCTCTGATCCTTCCTCAGATCCGCCTCCACAGGCAGCTAAAACGACAAGCCCTAGCATAAGGGCAAATAACCAAACCTTCTTCATGATCGACATCCTTTCACTCGTTTCTATTATGTAGAATCCTTGATCAATTGCTTCATCTTTATACCCTTGTAAGAAAAACACTGATTGATAAAGATTCTCATTATCATTACGATTAATATGCTACCTCAAGCTCAAATTTCTGTCAATGAAAACTTTTCTCAATTAAGAGACTGCGAAATGTTAAGACGCTAGCCGCAGGATTACGAATCCATCTCCTCCAGCCAGTCATAAAAAACCAATCCTTTTCGAGACTCAAAGCCTTCCTTCCGCACCACCTGTTTAAACACTTCCATTAATCCGCCATAAAAATAGCGCAGCAATTCTGTACGCACCATCCCTTTTTTATATGCAAAAACCGCCTGCTTGAACGTCTCGTTGATCTTATCCAAATAATGCTCGACCGGCTGATTCAGCTTCCATTGTTTACACGCACTCTGGACCGTCCGCCAAGCCGGTAACACCTGCTCCACGCCTACGAATGGCTGAGTGGTTTCAATGAAGGAAACTGGTATGAACGATGGAAGAAACGTCGCATCAAACGGTACAACTTTACTAATAGAAGATTTCCACTGTTTTTTCTCTGTTTCGGTTGTGGATTTGAGCGGTTGAGGGTTGTCCTGTTGGGGAATTTCCGTTTCTTGTGGGGTGTCACGATGGATGTCATGAGGGGTGTCATCCGAGGGTAAAAAAAGATC
This window harbors:
- a CDS encoding iron ABC transporter permease produces the protein MNSTLKNTMIAVLTFGGGTALLCLLTFIHINQGNVEIPLGVVVESIFNPQDTLQHHTVRTLRMPRAVMGIIAGGALAVSGVILQTVTKNPLSSASTLGIHSGTYFAVVVTTIFLPAAMVGNGIMTAFIGGILTFLFVYVLSGGSDASPVRMVLAGMIVTFLFSALTSVLQIFYENETQGLFLWGSGTLIQNDWDGVTFSLPVIIVGVVVTMVYSSKLDTLTLGDDVATALGQNVRSVKVVTIIAAVLLTSITVSIVGPIGFVGLVAPHLIKLIGYRAHLPLILGSFLWGGNVLLLADVLARVIDPSFNELPVGAITALVGSPWLIWLVMRMKRTGSQDSGAIMAGKNSAALSMKKLLPVLLVLITITLLVSLASGNYGFEPLVTYNAFFGEANTFLQGLIVDLRLPRALVALFSGAVLAVSGLIFQGVLRNPLADPSVIGITSGAGVGALMTIYWFSVSAVWIPVGAMAGALVFFIVVMALGAKAEFQPTVLALLGIGMSAFGSALIQIMVVQADISVASALTWLSGTTYAKGWSELLQYLIWPVLLFIPLLAFYIKTLDVLSLGDDTAKGLGLRVVNVRFQMALIATLLAACSVAAVGSIGFVGLIAPHLARLLVGSVNQKLLPVTMLIGGALLVVADLFSRTLLAPNEIPSGILVALIGAPYFLWLMKKRAT
- a CDS encoding secondary thiamine-phosphate synthase enzyme YjbQ produces the protein MLKTFHVKTDHHDQMIDVTSQVQDWIREEGVKDGVVVVQSMHTTAGLTVNENADPDVKTDMLRRFREVYPWDHPEDRHAEGNTAAHMKTSTVGHAQTLLVEDGRLVLGTWQGLYFCEFDGPRSRKYVAKLL
- a CDS encoding FTR1 family iron permease translates to MYARHLTKIAWVTFVFLIVGSAFLHPVQAAEGKEELLPTVGNALVEVRSEDYDALRQSLETYQDIWEETEKASESKKTTATITEELEGSMEMLESSSMDQDQLYDQIVSLARATDDFVSSSSKQEAQVDRQGLQNLIAELDVLDTAIVEGEYKKAQELNRAFVTSWTALEKPIRETSVKAYGNIETKMAMVRVSLNKDPVDGKQASEAVAQLKQAIHDYLDGKTTGETVAQEDVTMAGLIGLLEQAQKNIDQNQMSEAAGNMEQFIQSWPIVEGKVLTKSQKVYNETEVTMTNVLSELSSAQPDAGKSNQMIEKLKADLEPFAGESSYSAWDAFFILLREGLEAILIIATLLAYLRRTDNENQRIWVWSGFGSGLIVSGGMAVLLTMVFAGLEAGANREIIEGVTGLVAVVMMLFVGGWLHKQSNILARNQFIHRKLNQAMNKRAKWMLALITFIAVFREGAETIIFYLGLAPSISLSQLLLGMGSALVLLLVLGVLLIKLSIKIPVRPFFMAASLLIYYIAFKFTGVSLHALQITNIIPVHRIEGMSNVDALGIYPTWETVAAQSFLLAVMAVQYFLANRKKRQLKQMPAEEQTRTVS
- a CDS encoding putative holin-like toxin translates to MPLSMYESLMVMIAFSSFIVSVLGLVVAILRIKKIDSLF
- the efeO gene encoding iron uptake system protein EfeO; translated protein: MKMSNLIYTSLLVPTLLFTGCSTDQEAEGKEIKEEETKQTEQVDGEAQKKLEEAVAEYRQYGLEQTDVFVQQTQKFVEAVQAGNLEEAKALYPVARMPFERIEPIAESMGELDPKIDAREGDVPEEEWTGYHRIEKILWEENTTEGAETYAEQLLNDVKALRAKVELAEVAPQTLVTGSVDLLNEVSSSKITGEEERYSHTDLYDFAANVDGAKRIVELLNPVLKEKNQELSTTLETRFADVYTALEDYEKGEGYVSYTDLTEEDTQKLSKAIDALAEPLSQIGTVLEKS
- a CDS encoding Dyp-type peroxidase domain-containing protein, which translates into the protein MSNDNNESKKITRREMLYRTGAGGLGLLVGASGLGTITALGNTKSDREETTLKDDQIPFYGKHQAGIVTPPQTYVYLISLDITTNSLKDVRQLFKDWTIASEKMSQAKLIDSYEDNLYVPPADTGEADGLTASNLTITYGFGPTFFDKEGGGPFRVGE
- a CDS encoding Dyp-type peroxidase; the encoded protein is MASKKPKRLQALPAFPGDQIEDQWTGGDLCVQVCADDKQVAFHAIRNLIRIGRGAVTLKWMQSGFQRTNGSNVKQSTPRNLFGFKDGTVNPRTKEEYDEIVWSNGQEAPWMKNGSYMVMRRIRMLLEVWDRTHLSEQKKTFGRDKVSGAPLGQKEEFDDVDFDKRDENGKPYVPKDSHISLARGDGSEKIHRRSYSYSSEMDPTRAQLDAGLLFISYQKDPFKQFVPIQKRMAGSDRMNEYIRHIGSAVFACPGGDKQRWLYWRFHFLKFDTRRKG
- a CDS encoding ABC transporter substrate-binding protein, whose protein sequence is MKKVWLFALMLGLVVLAACGGGSEEGSESEGTEKQEEETTEEETRSVTIEDANGEQTIEGTPKKVVVLEWTYAENLQALGMEPVGVAGLENYGDWVNVGIPFSEEVEDVGTRQEPNLEAISRLNPDLIIGVDFRHNAIKEDLESIAPTVMFAPYSEEAAQDQFKNMKEEFNTMAKIVDKKDKAKQVLSDMEKTFKEQQARLEEAGKDGMNYVITQAFTMQDTPTLRLFTDNSMVAQIMNSMGMKNDYESEKLEVYGYTETTVEALQNYQDSNFFYIVQEEDNIFENQLAGNPVWENLAFVKEDRTYQMPGDAWTFGGPLSAEVLAEQVVNAALEEK
- a CDS encoding helix-turn-helix domain-containing protein; protein product: MDCNSLKDHQRFKDKKELDLHVRSFLYKRKAYLSEGTLKVLTFIWRHAVKFPGVAFPKRATIVKGTGLSESTVIRALRCLVKEKLIEKVKTTKPNGRQGGNLLVFLPQLDLFLPSDDTPHDIHRDTPQETEIPQQDNPQPLKSTTETEKKQWKSSISKVVPFDATFLPSFIPVSFIETTQPFVGVEQVLPAWRTVQSACKQWKLNQPVEHYLDKINETFKQAVFAYKKGMVRTELLRYFYGGLMEVFKQVVRKEGFESRKGLVFYDWLEEMDS
- the dapF gene encoding diaminopimelate epimerase, which produces MKIPYIKCHGSGNDFILIDEIENDMSFSEKEREELSLLLCDRKKGIGSDGILFVMPSEKAEGRMRMFNSDGTEAEMCGNGLRCVARHMIEKLGKKEIAIETEKAVLPVSQVEEIFPEIDTFSVMIEPVSFEVESLPMNAVGKEAVDVKIPELSDTRTFTALSVPNPHIVSIVDSVDQEELLAVGKKANNLPDVFPNGVNVSYVQVLEKNKIFVRTFERGVGLTNACGTAMSASSLVSTILGPNELDTPIVVINKGGLVNCVVEKDDGRFSIQLRGNGTNVYVAEVDIDLEARTFEVSEKEFFEEENATYEKLEAFAASEIGG
- a CDS encoding YeeE/YedE family protein gives rise to the protein MLQQTVQQTAEENNRSTVVAPLDPVQKPFVWIGAILSLLLFITIVSVTTFTQGVLFLIGLAFGLVLLHARFGFTSAFRRLISVGNVQGLQAHMLMLAVATTLFAIILGTGFSFTGNAPQGYVFPVGISVVFGSFIFGMGMQLGSGCASGTLYTVGGGKSSMILTLLGFIGGSVLGAYHIGFWRETPTLPAISLAESTGFGYFGGWILQLAIFLGIYGITVKVARKKNPPKMAPLKTTTGLKKLWRGAWPLLLAAVILGVLNAITLAVRGNPWGITSAFALWGSKFIQMFGVDVASWTYWSNDPAPLNQTVLADSTSVMNFGIILGSFIAASFQGNFKPGKIKPGIGAASIIGGVLMGYGARLAFGCNIGAYFGGIASFSLHGWVWMIMALAGTYLALFLRPMFGMKNPNPKDSIC